The Vitis vinifera cultivar Pinot Noir 40024 chromosome 7, ASM3070453v1 genomic interval ACATCAAACCTGAAGCAGTAAGCATACACAGAACATAAATAGTACCCAAGGCTTTATCAGTCAAGACCAACTCTAGACAAGCAATGAAGGTTTTATTTGAGTGCTCTTCAATATAATCTTTATTGGatatcaaaagaaaagaaaaatgctgttctaacaaaataattttcacatcCTTGGAAGTGGGTTTTTAGTAGGCATCTATGGAAACTTTCACTGCTTTCTTCTGGAAAGAAGGGGGGAAATGGCTTGACCATTAAATTATGCTTCACTTAAGACAATGCTTTGTTCTCACAAAACAAACTCTCACTCTTTAATTGTTTACTTACAAAGCAATTAGAATAGCTTCAGAGGGTGTGCTTAAAAAGTAAATCTGTTGGGAGGAATGACATCCCTCTTGAACTAGCAAAGAAATAATAACCATACCAATAAACAAATTTCCCGCTCTTTTTTTTCCAAGgagtatttaaaaaattcttctCCTTAAAAAATTGCAACTTAGCTGTGAAATTGGTGACAACAGCAACTTTCTTCTCTTTAAAACTACAAAAGTGGTATACTCACATGTACTTTCTCTTAGAAAGTTAGCCACAGCAACTAATTTTCCTCCCCATGTTTCAAATGATTATTAACAAATTACAGCTTTAAGGCTGTCAAGGGCTTAAAAACTCCTTGTCAACTTTCAAGCATGGAGTCAACACCACTATAATATGGTTGCTGCTGGACAGCAGGCACTCCCCTCTTGACCACACCCATGTGGTTGATCCCTCGGTTCTTCTCAGAAAAACCACTAGAAAACAAAGGTCTCCAAACCTTGATATGACAGGCCAgcttattggttttttttttttttggtggatagacaaagaaataatttatcaaagaGGCACAACCTAAGTACATAGGGCATGAAAGAGCatcaaaggaaaacaaaaaaaataccttAACTCCTACCATGACAGTTGACAAAATCAAGAATGGTGTTACAATTAGCatagttttaaaaaccggaccggccGACCGGTCACAATTCCGGTCCAGTCCGACCAATTGGACCGGAATGGTATTGAACCGGGGTTGGACCGCTTGAACTGGCGGTCCAACCGGTAAACCGGATGAACCGTCCGGTTCTATCCGAACTGGCCAGTtcgattaaaattaattttttcctcCCATTGTCGTCGTCCCTCGCCGGCAACACCCCCGTGCTAGAAAAACTTCCCCTTTTTGCCCGTCGGAACCCACCTCCAAGCTGGAAACCCCATCCTTCCACGACCTCGCTAGAACCCCCACCCCCGCTGGGAAAGCTTCCATTTTTTGCCTGTCATAACACCCCCACGGGACTCCCAGGAACCCCCGCCCACACCCCGCGCCGGAAAAGCCAAACCCCCACCTCATGCTGCTGCTGCTGGGGGTTTTCTGCTGTTGCTGGAGGAAAACCCTCCCTCCTCCCAGTGACCCCCACTGGAACCCCCACACTGGAAAAAGTATTCCCTTTTTGCTCGACCCTCTCATCCTTTCttctagatttatttattttttaattattttttatctcatctctatattatttatttatttttatatttattatttttttacttcatgtttaaaacttatgattttaatttaaattaataaaaaattacaattttaaaccaatttctaattttaaaataagttttttatttaaaaattttaaattttaaattaaaattatgattttaatttaaattttaaactaatttttttattttcaaataaaattttaatttttaaatagtgtataaattattatttttatttttataattattttaaattttaataatttataaattatatatttatgacgtcaccggttcgatCGCGGTTCGACCGCCGGTCTGACCAGTGAATCGTGAACCAGTAACTTTTCCAGTTCAATGACTGGTccggttttgaaaacattgacaGTTAGGTTGGGAGACCCAAttagatgaaaagaaaaaagaattaacAAAGAAGTTTTTTTAGCACCAACTCCGATCTTCACACTCTCTACTACCTAAATGCATCTTCTATTATGATCTTTCCATAAAGAACAAATCAAGTATAGAGGAAGCAACCTCCAAGGTTCTTCCATTTCTTCCCCAAAATTCTCCCACACCAATCTATTAATAATTCCAAGATCAACCTAGGAAGTGTCCATGAGACActgaacacaaaaaaaaaaaaaaaaaaaaacaccaaatacCAAAGGTTATAAGCCATTTTACGAAGAAAATTCCAAATACCGAAGAAAATTCCAAATACCACAAATTGACAGATTATTTGTTTCTAAATGGAAATACAACCCCCACACCTCATCACCAGGTTTTGGGTTTCACATCATAATTGAAGGGAATCTAAGCAAGCAGAACTTTCACCAGGGTGTGCTGCATGTCCTTATCTATGCTAAAGCTACTGAATTGGTATCAAAATGCAATTGAACTGGTGTTACTAACCAGCTATCCAACTTGAAATGGGCGGTTCTTCTTGACACACATTGTGACATTTATGCTTCATCCAGAGAACCCATGGAGGAAACACATGCCACTTTCCAAAGAGAAAGTCACAGAAGAGAATGATCCAAAAGCCAATATCTAGTATAAGCACAAATCTTATGACTGCCAACCACTATAGCCATTCTATCCAATCTCAGAAATCCAAGTGCTGGGGCATAAAGAGGCAGGCAGATGCAATTATTCTGTGTGCATTCCTTAGTTGTACAGGATTGACCTTGAACAAGAACAAATTTGTGCCcctaaaataaataggaaatgaCATAGAAaatccaataattttttaacttttacaGGTTTTTCAACAACTAATTTATGATGAAGACAATCATCTCATATTCTACAACTCAAATAAAGGTTATCACCCATGCCTTTCTTAAAAATCTTATTTGCTAAAAATCATTCTTCctttcctaataaaaaaaaatgttaaatgaacaaatataaaaaacctCATTCTTATTTACATAGATTGACTCATTCTATACTTTGATTGTGCTTAAAAGTGATCAGACCaccatcattttcttaatcaatttgAATGTTTATCCATCAAAATAGGGAGAAAAATCAGACCACCATCAGCAAACATTGCCAACAAGCTATGACAAACTGATTACTGGACTTCACTTACAACTTTACTAATCTAAGATACACATGAACAAAGTCATGTTTCTCAGAGCTCTtaacatttaaacaaataagtttcttcttttctctagccttttaaaacacaatttaggtttaactttttttcttttgctgaaTTTAAATCACTCTCAGCATCTAAAAACCATCTAAAttccaaaatcaattaaattaaattaacttcGTTTAAGTATTGTGTCCGGACTATGCTAAGTCCAAGCCAAAAAGACAAAGTGAAGAAAGAAggtttatataaattttaataatacgCAAACCTGATAAAGTATTAGTCTTAGACAGTCAATATGGTCTTTTTCCAACATCGGTGAAATATGAATAGAACACTAAATTTGGGAGTAAAAtaagagaataaaatattaatttggaaGAGTAGCATTTGGTCAACAAAATCAACAAGCAAAAAAAGCCAACAATTGGTCATAATCgacaaaatagaaattaaaactgtGTTAGAAGCACCAAAAcatatgattgaaattttacaTAAGGctataaatatacaaataatagTTTCTTTTACCTTATGAAAAATTGGATATTCAGCCTTGTATCTTGTACATGCAAATTCTTGTGCCTGCTCACTCGACCCAGGCTCTTGCTTCAGAAATTGATTGCATGGAAATGCTAAGATCTCAAAACCTGGAAACACCCGATATAATCTCAAGACTCAGCAAATTCAGGgaagaaaaatcccaaaatctAATCTAAATCTATGACTTATGTCAATTAAATTGATGATTACAAAGCTCAATTGTTAATTCGCATACATAATCCTTAAAGCAGGAAAACATGACGAGCAATCCAGCTGATTACACTATCAGCTTCCCTCGTTAACACCAAAAGAAATGAGGCAAAAGAACAGGATTACAACATAAATTTCTTCCTGGATATCTCATAATTCCACAtgaaagaaggggaaaaaagtCAAAATCCATCATGTCTATCACAGAGAATGATATTATGATATAACTCCCAACAAGTATTTATCAACTCGACATAaagcagaagaaaaaaattaaaacccatCATGGGTGTACGATAAAGAAGGAAAACAGAACGAAATTCTCTACAAGAATTTCCCAACATCTCCAGAAAACAGAAAAAACCATAAATTTCCCATCATGGGTACATCACAAAACCTCGTCTCAGGAGATAAACAAATAGAATTTCACAAAAATCACCTAAACTGAAATGTATTTGACAAGAATCATCTACCTCTGTCCTTGTATTTGTTGTAGAGCTCAGTCAATTGGGTGTAATTCGAATCGGTAAGCCCACTGTCACAACCCCACAAACAATCCCAAAAGAACcagaaattagaaatttagaacGATAACAATTTTCAGTCCAGACCCAGAATAAAGAACAAATCAAACAGagggaaaacaggggaaaaaacCATTTGGAGGCAACATTGACCACCAGAAGAACTTTCCCTTTATAAACACTGAGGTCCACATCCTTGGCCTTATAGTCCTGCACACCCCCAAAAAAAAAGCTCAAATCCCATACGAGAATTTTTACAGAGAGAATAGAGATGGGTGTGCCAAATATGTGAAAGAGAGTGCTGTTCAACTCTTACCTTGACTCTGAATTCATGAATTGATTTTTCTGAACCCGATTGGGAAGCACCCATATCTTTTTTTATGCCCTACGGATTCTTGAGTAGCTCTTTATCAACTTTTTATGTTAGGTTTGGATCCCATCAACTTTATGAATATGGTTGGATACCGGAAGAAGATCCTCTCCAGCGAGGCAAAGGACTCTCAGCCTAAGGATTTCGGATGGTTGTTTATGTCAGCATATTAAAATGGAGACgacaaaatgaaaacaaatttttattatttttgcatgattaaatttaatttatgctAAGTATGGATCATTGGGACGTGTTTGGATTTCTAGTTCGGAAAAAAGAATTGGaaatatttacttttttagttattttggttttaaaacaaaaaagctTCAGGGGATAGAAAACAGAAACataaatataaggaaataaaaatgtaaggaaattttgaaaaaataaataaattcttactTGTATTTTATCATACCGCAATTTGATGATAACACGatgttgaatttgaatttaaaatgaattaattatgaatttcaaaacaatttgaAATATATTCTTTTCAAAACCTATGAAAGTGGAAGTGaaaaagtgtgtttgataataattttatgtaatGTTTAGAGgctttttctatccttaaattaagaattaaaagttttattttttattgtgatttaagataaattatttttatttttaaaaataaagtatatataCTCTATTTTGGATTACCCATACCCaccattttaaaacaaatttatataattatgagtgtatttgataattaatttattaaagtatttttaataaaagtattttttttttaaagtgtttttaagaacatCATCTatctaattgttttaaaaaaaaaacattataattaattttttaatattataaataattttttagacttgtttcataaattttaccaaacacacAGTTTGttttgcaattgttttttataaaagttttcTATACTCTATaacaaaaaaggtaaaaaaatacttttgataacaaaaattatttttttattttttattcttaagaatagatgttaggtgtttttagaaaaacattatttagtctgtttttaattgttctctaaaagatgttttttaaaatataagtggaattattaaaaataaaatattaaatataaaaaatatttttaaatatatattaaaattattttaggttttgaaatagaattttatttttataaaatatcaaatcacagttgtaaaattttgttttaaaaaaaatattttttagaattattttcaaaaatagttaccaataaaaatttgtttttaatattttcacataatataaaaaaaattataaaaaggaaTCATGGAGGGTTTTGACTTTTGACTCTTGACTCTTGAGTTGTGAGTCACGAGTCCAACGTGACTCGTCACCGACTCCTGGTGCCCGCTGCAACAAGTCAAATAGAGGGCGCCAAACACACCAATCAACCACccaattattataaaaatatatttttttttaatactttctttttccttttttttttttgttaatatttttcttataaaataatt includes:
- the LOC100242497 gene encoding probable glutathione peroxidase 5 isoform X2 is translated as MGASQSGSEKSIHEFRVKDYKAKDVDLSVYKGKVLLVVNVASKCGLTDSNYTQLTELYNKYKDRGFEILAFPCNQFLKQEPGSSEQAQEFACTRYKAEYPIFHKVRVNGPDAAPVYKFLKAHKSGFLGSRIKWNFTKFLVDKEGTVLARYGPTTAPLTIEADIQKALGDK